One Corallococcus exiguus DNA segment encodes these proteins:
- a CDS encoding Stp1/IreP family PP2C-type Ser/Thr phosphatase — protein sequence MSSTAGQTAAPRHKVISAGLTDVGRKRNHNEDSFLIDDELQLYVVADGMGGHAGGGTASRIAVETIDKELRRAREGRENPFVSVPNLQDSPIPEALRGAVEKACQAIYLTAQDDARLSGMGTTVISLVVRDEHAFFAHVGDSRAYLIRGDLIQQISEDHSLVNEQIKAGMITPEEAKHSRYKNIITRSVGFEEEVQVDVMGLVSEPGDVFLLCSDGLANMLEDREIHDAVARHANLDEVPKHLIDLANDRGGDDNISVIVVRMQGG from the coding sequence GTGTCCAGCACCGCAGGGCAGACCGCGGCCCCCCGCCATAAAGTCATCTCCGCTGGCCTGACGGACGTCGGGCGCAAGCGCAATCACAACGAGGACAGCTTCCTCATTGACGATGAGCTCCAGCTCTACGTCGTGGCGGACGGCATGGGTGGGCACGCGGGTGGTGGTACCGCGTCGCGCATCGCCGTCGAGACCATCGACAAAGAGCTGAGGCGCGCGCGTGAAGGGCGGGAAAACCCCTTCGTCAGCGTTCCCAACCTCCAGGATTCGCCCATTCCGGAAGCGCTCCGGGGCGCGGTGGAGAAGGCCTGTCAGGCCATCTACCTCACCGCCCAGGATGACGCGCGCCTGTCCGGCATGGGCACGACAGTCATCTCCCTGGTGGTCCGCGACGAGCACGCCTTCTTCGCCCACGTGGGCGACAGTCGCGCGTACCTCATCCGCGGGGACCTCATTCAGCAGATCTCCGAGGACCACTCGCTGGTCAACGAGCAGATCAAAGCGGGGATGATCACACCGGAAGAGGCCAAGCACTCCCGGTACAAGAACATCATCACCCGCTCCGTTGGCTTCGAGGAGGAGGTCCAGGTGGATGTCATGGGGCTCGTCTCCGAGCCCGGTGACGTGTTCCTGCTCTGCTCGGACGGCCTCGCCAACATGCTGGAGGACCGGGAGATCCACGACGCCGTCGCGCGCCACGCGAACCTGGATGAAGTGCCCAAGCACCTCATCGACCTGGCCAACGACCGCGGCGGCGACGACAACATCAGCGTCATCGTCGTGCGCATGCAGGGCGGGTAG